A window of Plasmodium brasilianum strain Bolivian I chromosome 8, whole genome shotgun sequence contains these coding sequences:
- a CDS encoding hypothetical protein (conserved Plasmodium protein) codes for MEAFFEEYQNGTTCTSHHFDLNNDFMNAISHKYSDDVRTDEEELYAEFDKKNSVPYSKKIYEKIIKKICHHNGLKHVNYYINNFDKIKNIRGIKVRGENRICVLTLCLNYIYCNLNNETMTIHELKSQIKRNISQTKIYCKNLAKILYSICNRLGIKSCTKNDLLPYMEKCITTIIYKMKNLNNDFSTKKNLQVQTRTNIFDEVFELINNFTDNYNDNDSFYIDEKKKYYNENFDEIDSQEKGVLQNNDQCIYRRSKNINDHDFDDGKKCRASVTTGSANGVSINEDETSSEACMYKCVSACGDNSNGNSNDNSSDNSNDNLNSLSRYIRRKRSVNTRSKMVRKDVDMNELIKYLEKNVTLLSLYSCVLYSFFVIWNTKENMDMNLHKKECRWNGGNLLYFICSSVIITFSVFNIRLKDQFVCYCLDVVQQSVISQKREMLNFFLVTLNEFLGIPVNTYKNVLFCIRIIFSNYIMLQMYLFYIIKKYKLLKRKKKGLLFLIQQLQIHLAKLFRIIHTNFYNLSDLIVDYNFLFLSEYVYINVKEIISKNYDFLHMKKLMKGLIKNYLTQEEKKRFDEHHFNEVYDIDLNDIKLYLSKILSYNLYNEDEYQIDEHVQKNSEVVDQLKRNNSIILENSSHGSSEIVLACEEKTTSDATWDGKRITSKYAADENYFSDNRSRMQNGNSRTSIVVNKDDIRNNDSSNSSNNDVNSYEIMQGYTYDETINPTIYELHHGYNFYNLKQNNIDIFNYRKNIMLISNNTDCRDKDMCTYLRSGESSYEVGSNNVRMNTLRTNNARSNLIDSNNNTGGDSNLWCYYRNYTSKIGIGKEEDEAKVTMKYQIQDDLQNEIKAGIGNFAEFLEELDNNTLKNEEVLLHFFKNADILKKINLSTINETNMEIMRFYNIKIVVQFLFYNILKSIIYNCYSLNFFSLHNLHRAINPKKNVKKNNISLSHEKAEIINTSFKRKIASKIKEMKNKKYKLEKYLICEQNDYLQNFHNSKLLKENIKLFLSDKKIILKNVSELLAYCLQEENADHSFSLEVSNDQALNFMPNSGKQSLPSNMRERDDNSSVYDCYCKGEECTNIHIKKNSLPYDENNNNNSSNNSNSNNSSGNNNNYNNSNNSSGNNNNYNNSNNSSGNNNNYNNSNNSSGNNNNYNNSNNSSGNNNNYNNSNSNNRSSNNNISNDNNNNSSSNNNNSSSNNNNSSSNNNNNSSSNNNNNSSSNNNNSSSNNNNSSSNNNNNSSSNNNNNSSSNNNNNSSSNNNDSSSNNNNSSSNNNNSSSNNKKKIKIVLCRYAAEDENCQYYNDLQDASFNFFDYIFNIKMMKDYKDMEGLFPGKYFNVLFKMFNNMNYSFGSKKKKLIKMSNCLYHTYHLIGIKRIAGVGYNFTFKNELNDNYSKVLKTKFSNILLLEDVYFVFNRFFYFLFIYIKSQCCFFTENDTHLCIDNNNALHSPKLRCSCNRANCCYKIKTIVLFGNL; via the coding sequence ATGGAAGCGTTTTTTGAAGAATACCAAAATGGTACTACATGTACAAGTCATCATTTTGATTTGAATAATGACTTTATGAACGCAATTTCGCACAAATATAGTGATGATGTGAGGACAGATGAAGAAGAATTATATGCagaatttgataaaaaaaatagtgtaCCTTATAGcaagaaaatatatgaaaaaataataaagaaaatatgtcATCATAATGGTTTAAAACATGTTAATtactatattaataattttgataaaataaaaaatattagggGAATAAAAGTAAGAGGGGAAAATAGAATATGTGTATTAACATTatgtttaaattatatatattgtaacttaaataatgaaacaaTGACTATACATGAATTGAAAAGCcagataaaaagaaatatatccCAAACGAaaatttattgtaaaaacttagctaaaattttatatagtaTTTGTAATAGACTAGGAATAAAAAGTTGTACGAAGAATGATTTATTACCCTATATGGAAAAAtgtattactactattatttataaaatgaaaaatttaaataacgATTTTAGcaccaaaaaaaatttacaagtaCAGACGAGGACAAACATATTTGATGAAGTGTTTGAGctcattaataattttaccgataattataatgataatgattcattttatatagatgaaaagaagaaatattacAATGAAAACTTTGACGAAATAGATAGTCAGGAAAAGGGTGTCTTGCAAAATAATGACCAGTGCATATATAGAAGAAGCAAGAATATCAATGATCATGATTTTGATGATGGTAAAAAATGTAGAGCAAGTGTAACAACTGGAAGTGCAAATGGTGTATCAATTAACGAAGATGAAACAAGTAGTGAGgcgtgtatgtataaatgtgtgTCAGCATGTGGTGATAATAGCAATGGTAACAGTAATGATAACAGCAGTGATAATAGCAATGATAACTTAAACAGTTTAAGTAGGTATATAAGGCGAAAAAGAAGTGTTAATACAAGATCAAAGATGGTAAGAAAGGATGTTGACATGAATgagttaataaaatatttagaaaagaACGTAACTTTACTCTCTTTGTATTCATGTGTtttgtattctttttttgttatatggAATACTAAAGAGAATATGGACATGAATTTGCACAAGAAGGAATGTAGATGGAATGGTGGaaatttgctttattttatatgttcttCTGTTATTATAACCTTTAGTGTTTTCAATATAAGATTAAAAGATCAATTCGTTTGTTATTGCTTAGATGTTGTGCAGCAGTCGGTAATATCACAAAAGAGGGaaatgttaaatttttttttagttacaCTTAATGAATTTTTAGGTATACCAGTAAATACTTATAAAAACGTCCTTTTTTGTATACGAATTATATTcagtaattatataatgctacaaatgtatttattttatataataaaaaaatataaattattaaagcGTAAAAAAAAGGGTCTTTTATTTCTCATACAACAATTACAAATACATTTAGCGAAATTATTTAGGATCATTCacacaaatttttataatttgtcAGATCTTATAGTtgattacaattttttatttctatcagaatatgtttatattaatgtaaaggaaataatttctaaaaattatgatttcCTACATATGAAAAAGTTGATGAAAGGTTTgataaagaattatttaacacaagaagaaaaaaaaagattcgATGAACATCATTTTAATGAGGTGTATGATATAGATTTGAACGACATTAAATTATACTTgtcaaaaattttatcatataactTATATAATGAAGATGAATATCAAATAGATGAACATGTTCAGAAAAATAGTGAAGTAGTTGATCAGTTGAAAAGGAACAACAGTATCATTTTGGAGAATTCATCACATGGTAGTAGTGAAATTGTATTAGCATGTGAAGAAAAAACAACAAGTGATGCTACATGGGATGGTAAAAGGATTACAAGTAAATATGCTGCtgatgaaaattattttagtgATAACAGGTCGAGAATGCAAAATGGCAACAGTCGTACTAGCATAGTTGTTAATAAGGATGATATTAGAAATAATGATAGTAGTAACAGCAGCAATAATGATGTTAATTCTTATGAGATCATGCAAGGGTACACGTATGATGAGACCATCAATCCGACCATTTACGAACTTCATCATGggtacaatttttataatcttAAGCAAAACAATATTgacatttttaattacagGAAGAATATTATGCTGATCAGCAATAATACTGATTGTAGAGATAAGGACATGTGTACTTATTTGCGTAGTGGAGAAAGTAGTTATGAAGTGGGCAGCAATAATGTACGTATGAACACTTTGCGTACTAATAATGCACGCAGTAATCTAAtagatagtaataataacactGGAGGCGATAGTAACTTATGGTGCTATTATCGTAATTACACAAGCAAAATTGGTATTGGAAAGGAAGAAGACGAAGCAAAGGTAACAATGAAATACCAGATTCAGGACGATTTacaaaacgaaataaaagcAGGAATTGGTAACTTTGCTGAATTTTTAGAAGAACTTGATAATAACACtctaaaaaatgaagaagttctactacatttttttaaaaatgcagatattttaaaaaaaattaatttgtctacaataaatgaaacaaatatggaaattatgcgtttttataatataaaaatagttgtacaatttttattttataatattttaaaaagtattatatataactgttattcattaaatttttttagtcTGCACAATTTACATCGTGCCATTAACCCTAAAAAAAatgtcaaaaaaaataatatttcattgtCACATGAAAAAGCAGAAATCATAAATACCtcttttaaaagaaaaatagctagtaaaattaaagaaatgaaaaataaaaaatacaagcTGGAAAAATATCTTATTTGTGAGCAAAATGATTACCTACAGAACTTTCACAACTCTAAATTGTTGaaggaaaacataaaattatttttaagtgacaaaaaaattatccttAAAAATGTTTCAGAATTGTTAGCATATTGTCTGCAAGAGGAGAATGCAGATCATTCTTTTTCCTTGGAAGTATCAAACGATCAAGCTCTTAATTTTATGCCCAATTCGGGTAAACAGTCTTTACCATCTAATATGCGTGAGCGCGATGACAACAGTAGTGTGTACGATTGCTACTGCAAGGGGGAAGAATGTacaaatattcatataaaaaaaaatagcttaccatatgatgaaaacaataataataatagtagtaataatagtaatagtaataatagcagtggtaataataataattataacaatagtaataatagcagtggtaataataataattataacaatagtaataatagcagtggtaataataataattataacaatagtaataatagcagtggtaataataataattataacaatagtaataatagcagtggtaataataataattataacaatagtaatagtaataatagaagtagtaataataatatcagtaatgataataataataatagcagtagtaataataataatagcagtagtaataataataatagcagtagtaataataataataatagcagtagtaataataataataatagcagtagtaataataataatagcagtagtaataataataatagcagtagtaataataataataatagcagtagtaataataataataatagcagtagtaataataataataatagcagtagtaataataatgatagcagtagtaataataataatagcagtagtaataataataatagcagtagtaataataaaaagaaaataaaaatagttctATGTCGTTATGCCGCAGAAGATGAAAATTGCCAGTATTATAACGATTTACAAGATGCGtcatttaacttttttgattacatttttaatattaagatGATGAAAGATTATAAAGATATGGAAGGGCTATTTCCAgggaaatattttaatgtattattcaaaatgtttaataatatgaactaCTCATTTGgtagtaaaaagaaaaaattaataaaaatgagtaaTTGCTTGTATCATACCTATCATTTAATAGGCATTAAAAGAATAGCAGGTGTTggttataattttacttttaaaaatgagttaaatgataattactcaaaagtattaaaaacaaaattttcgaatatattattattagaagatgtctattttgtatttaatagattcttctattttttatttatttatattaaatcgCAATGCTGTTTTTTTACTGAAAATGACACACATTTGTGTATTGACAATAACAACGCATTACATTCGCCCAAGTTACGTTGTTCTTGTAATAGGGCTAATTGTtgttacaaaattaaaacgaTTGTCTTATTTGGCAACCTATAA